One part of the Leptospira brenneri genome encodes these proteins:
- a CDS encoding type II toxin-antitoxin system HipA family toxin has protein sequence MNEPVTLAKVYLWGSLVGYVSWNEEGRFAAFEYDNEFLNAPVEPSPILMPKSRNVYSFRNLNIETYKGLPGMLADSLPDKFGNALIDVWLSTKGRDTKSFNPVERLCYIGERGMGALEFKPATYKLRSKDVPIEIAEMVKLASDILTNRKKFTSKLELSNQKKLKESLASLLAIGTSAGGARAKCIIAYNEKTGEVRSGQVKTTEEFSYWILKLDGIQNNKDKELKDPKGFGSIEYAYYLMALDCGIHMMESKLLEENGRHHFMTKRFDRNLGGGKLHMQSLCAIAHYDFNMAGAYSYEQVFDIIRKTIPENTRATLEQQFKRAIFNIISRNQDDHTKNIAFLMDQNGKWSLSPAFDMTYSYNPNGQWTSRHQMSINGKREKFTFEDLVEFGKKADLKKNQIKSIVEEIKERVSDWKGYANKANVHPSFQKEIQKNLNLSI, from the coding sequence GTGAATGAACCAGTAACCTTAGCGAAGGTATATCTTTGGGGTAGTCTTGTTGGTTATGTTTCTTGGAACGAAGAAGGAAGGTTTGCAGCCTTTGAATATGATAACGAATTTTTAAATGCACCGGTTGAACCTTCTCCTATTTTAATGCCTAAAAGTCGTAATGTTTATTCTTTTCGTAATCTCAATATAGAAACATACAAAGGCCTTCCTGGGATGCTCGCCGATTCTCTTCCAGATAAGTTCGGGAATGCCCTTATTGATGTTTGGCTTTCTACAAAGGGCAGGGATACCAAATCATTTAACCCAGTAGAGAGGTTATGTTATATTGGTGAACGCGGAATGGGAGCCTTGGAATTTAAACCTGCTACTTATAAACTAAGATCCAAAGATGTTCCTATTGAAATTGCTGAGATGGTTAAACTGGCATCTGATATTTTAACGAACCGAAAAAAATTTACATCAAAGTTGGAATTATCAAATCAGAAGAAACTGAAGGAGTCTTTGGCGAGTTTACTGGCGATTGGAACATCGGCAGGTGGAGCAAGGGCAAAATGCATCATTGCATATAATGAAAAAACAGGAGAGGTTCGTTCTGGCCAAGTCAAAACTACAGAAGAGTTTTCCTATTGGATCCTAAAGTTAGATGGAATTCAAAATAATAAAGATAAAGAACTAAAAGATCCTAAAGGATTCGGTTCGATCGAATATGCTTATTACCTCATGGCCTTAGACTGTGGAATTCATATGATGGAATCAAAACTATTGGAAGAAAATGGAAGACATCATTTTATGACTAAACGATTTGATCGAAACTTAGGTGGTGGGAAATTGCATATGCAATCACTTTGTGCAATTGCTCATTATGATTTTAATATGGCAGGTGCTTATAGTTATGAACAAGTATTTGACATTATCCGCAAAACGATTCCCGAAAATACAAGGGCAACACTCGAACAACAATTCAAAAGAGCCATATTTAACATCATTTCGCGCAACCAAGATGATCACACAAAAAACATTGCCTTTTTAATGGATCAAAATGGTAAGTGGAGTTTATCACCTGCATTTGATATGACTTATAGTTACAACCCCAATGGTCAATGGACGAGTCGCCATCAAATGAGTATCAATGGAAAACGAGAAAAATTTACCTTTGAGGACTTGGTTGAGTTTGGTAAAAAAGCAGATCTTAAAAAAAACCAAATCAAATCTATCGTTGAAGAAATTAAAGAAAGAGTTTCGGATTGGAAAGGATATGCGAACAAAGCAAATGTTCATCCATCCTTTCAGAAGGAAATCCAAAAAAATCTAAACCTATCAATTTAG
- a CDS encoding serine/threonine protein kinase yields MDINHSFYQLTPDSILNAIESLGYETTGRFYPLNSVENRVYDIETSNSGRIVVKFYRPGKWSYEEILEEHKFLSELSLGEIPVITPIEIKGKTLFEWSGIYFAIWPLRNGRIVEEIAGRDLERVGALIGRIHSVGKRLSSLHRPMLDIPSYGLKSLNFILENHLIPNNSLAERYKATALRSFEIFESLVKEYKIPFQRIHGDCHKGNLLISQDGFSILDFDDFLTGPIVQDFWMLLPLGEEDQKSDLFQFLQGYTMFADFDENWLQLVEPLRIVRYVHYAAWIAKRWKDPSFPSLFPHFGTEEYWLKETLDLESAKKDLEGHSFDKSNNVEDAEPEMTNKDFFWDWEN; encoded by the coding sequence TTGGATATCAATCATTCTTTTTATCAACTAACACCTGACTCAATCCTCAATGCAATTGAATCCTTGGGTTATGAAACGACTGGTCGTTTTTACCCGTTAAATAGTGTCGAAAATCGTGTTTATGATATAGAGACATCAAATTCCGGGAGAATTGTCGTTAAGTTCTACCGACCCGGTAAATGGAGTTACGAAGAAATACTCGAAGAACATAAATTCTTAAGTGAGTTATCTTTAGGCGAGATTCCAGTAATCACTCCGATTGAGATCAAAGGAAAAACTTTGTTTGAATGGTCGGGGATATACTTTGCCATTTGGCCTCTTCGGAATGGAAGGATTGTCGAAGAAATTGCGGGTAGAGATTTGGAAAGAGTAGGCGCTCTGATTGGCAGAATCCACTCTGTTGGGAAACGTTTGAGTTCTCTTCACAGACCAATGCTTGATATACCTTCTTACGGATTAAAATCTTTGAATTTTATTCTAGAGAATCATTTAATACCAAACAATAGTTTGGCAGAAAGATATAAAGCCACCGCACTCAGGTCTTTTGAAATTTTTGAATCACTTGTAAAAGAATATAAAATTCCATTCCAAAGGATTCATGGAGATTGCCACAAAGGGAATTTACTCATTTCACAAGATGGATTTAGTATTTTAGATTTCGATGATTTTCTTACGGGTCCAATTGTACAAGATTTTTGGATGTTGCTTCCGTTAGGTGAAGAAGACCAGAAATCTGATTTGTTTCAATTTCTGCAAGGATACACTATGTTTGCGGACTTTGACGAAAATTGGTTACAGTTGGTAGAACCTCTTCGTATTGTAAGATATGTTCATTATGCAGCTTGGATTGCGAAACGTTGGAAGGATCCTTCCTTCCCTTCATTATTTCCTCATTTTGGGACAGAAGAGTATTGGTTAAAAGAAACTTTGGATTTAGAATCTGCTAAAAAAGATTTAGAAGGTCATTCTTTTGACAAAAGTAATAATGTAGAAGATGCAGAACCTGAAATGACAAATAAAGATTTTTTCTGGGACTGGGAAAATTAA
- the amt gene encoding ammonium transporter: MSVQKNLLDILWVLVCSGLVLMMQGGFLVLESGLTRAKNSINVAIKNIADFGVATLLFYLFGFGIMFGTSFYGLFGTDLFLPAFPKDNAWPPTFFLFQLMFCGTSSTIVSGAVAERLKFPSYLLATALISGIIYPIVGHWVWGGAFLNSSSGWLEELGFHDFAGSTQVHSVGGWVSLALLLVVGPRLGRFKDGEASKTVTGSNLPLAMLGGIILWFGWMGFNGGSTLAFNGSVPIVILNTIIASGFSMMVALFLTWIVKGYPEAISPLNGSLAGLVAITASANCVDPKQAAIIGMIAGGLTIPAEKLLLRWKIDDAVGAVPVHLVGGLWGTLAVGIFGDIDSLGATNGRWDFILIQILGSIVVGIFSFGVSYIVFKGINRIYRLRVDETEERMGLNISEHKATTELIDLFLSMDYQHKTGDLTLDVPVEPFTEVGQIAERYNLVLGKVRSTLKENEDSRVEIANAYEKVRNEQERAEKLLLNVLPKAIAEELKEKQGLIANSYPEVSVIFADIVGFTQISSGMKPEAVVRILNEIFSYFDVLAEKYKLEKIKTIGDAYMAVAGLPTPDQYHSLLAAHMAWDMKSLLARLRLGKSGHKLSMRIGINTGPVVAGVIGTKKFIYDIWGDAVNLASRMESHGLPNEIQITESTAKLIQSDFELEERGEIDIKGKGKIKTFLVKQRIREPEDSLPYFQFAM; the protein is encoded by the coding sequence ATGTCGGTTCAAAAAAATCTTTTAGATATTCTTTGGGTGCTTGTTTGTTCAGGACTTGTATTGATGATGCAAGGTGGTTTTTTAGTTTTAGAGTCTGGATTAACTCGTGCTAAGAATTCAATTAATGTTGCCATTAAAAACATTGCCGACTTTGGAGTGGCTACCCTTTTATTTTATTTGTTTGGTTTTGGGATTATGTTTGGCACCTCTTTCTATGGTTTGTTTGGAACTGATCTTTTTTTGCCAGCTTTTCCAAAAGACAACGCTTGGCCTCCGACATTCTTTTTATTTCAGCTTATGTTTTGTGGGACTTCTTCCACGATTGTTTCTGGTGCTGTGGCAGAACGTTTAAAATTTCCATCCTATCTTTTAGCAACGGCACTTATTTCTGGAATCATCTATCCGATTGTTGGCCATTGGGTTTGGGGAGGTGCATTTCTCAACTCCTCTAGTGGTTGGTTGGAAGAGCTTGGATTCCATGATTTTGCTGGTTCTACACAGGTACATAGTGTTGGTGGTTGGGTTTCTTTGGCCCTACTTTTGGTTGTTGGTCCTAGGCTCGGTAGATTCAAAGATGGAGAAGCATCCAAAACGGTGACGGGAAGTAATCTCCCATTAGCAATGTTAGGTGGTATTATCCTTTGGTTTGGGTGGATGGGATTTAATGGCGGAAGTACATTGGCATTTAATGGTTCAGTTCCGATCGTTATTTTAAACACCATTATAGCATCTGGATTTTCGATGATGGTGGCATTATTTCTAACTTGGATAGTCAAAGGTTACCCTGAGGCGATCTCGCCATTAAACGGATCTTTGGCGGGACTTGTTGCCATTACTGCTAGTGCTAACTGTGTGGATCCAAAACAAGCTGCTATCATTGGTATGATTGCAGGTGGACTTACCATTCCTGCGGAAAAATTACTTTTAAGATGGAAAATTGACGATGCAGTAGGGGCGGTTCCCGTTCACCTAGTGGGCGGACTTTGGGGTACTCTTGCCGTAGGTATTTTTGGAGATATTGATTCCTTGGGAGCTACGAACGGAAGATGGGATTTCATTCTCATCCAGATCTTAGGTTCCATTGTTGTAGGCATTTTTTCATTTGGAGTTTCTTATATTGTTTTTAAGGGAATCAATCGAATTTATAGACTCAGAGTAGATGAAACAGAAGAGCGAATGGGTTTGAATATATCGGAACATAAGGCTACGACCGAACTCATCGATTTATTTCTATCAATGGATTACCAACACAAAACAGGGGATTTAACTCTAGATGTACCTGTCGAACCTTTCACTGAAGTGGGACAAATTGCCGAAAGATACAATTTGGTATTAGGTAAGGTTCGTTCTACCTTAAAAGAAAATGAAGATTCAAGAGTAGAAATTGCTAATGCATATGAGAAGGTAAGGAATGAACAGGAAAGGGCAGAGAAACTTTTATTAAATGTATTACCGAAAGCAATTGCTGAAGAATTGAAAGAAAAACAAGGATTAATCGCCAATAGTTATCCTGAAGTCTCAGTCATATTTGCTGATATTGTCGGTTTTACTCAGATTTCATCGGGAATGAAACCTGAGGCAGTCGTGCGTATTCTAAACGAAATATTTTCATACTTTGATGTGTTAGCTGAAAAGTATAAATTAGAAAAAATTAAAACCATTGGTGATGCATATATGGCTGTTGCAGGACTCCCAACTCCAGACCAATATCATTCTTTACTTGCTGCCCATATGGCCTGGGATATGAAATCATTACTAGCAAGGCTACGCCTTGGAAAAAGTGGACACAAACTCAGTATGAGGATTGGGATCAATACAGGTCCTGTTGTTGCTGGTGTGATTGGAACCAAAAAATTTATTTATGATATTTGGGGTGATGCTGTGAATTTAGCGTCAAGAATGGAATCACATGGGTTACCGAATGAAATCCAAATTACAGAATCTACTGCAAAATTGATTCAATCTGACTTTGAATTGGAAGAAAGGGGAGAAATTGACATTAAAGGAAAAGGAAAAATAAAAACTTTTCTCGTTAAACAAAGGATACGCGAACCAGAAGATAGTTTGCCTTACTTTCAATTTGCGATGTAG
- a CDS encoding dihydrofolate reductase family protein: protein MIKYKAFIATSLDGFIARTDGSIDWLTSEEYVLGNNDFGYSSFMKSIDCIIMGRTTFEQVLTFEPYPFASIPVYVLTRNSDYQYHSQFPIQIFYGSLNELNSKLEKEKIKSAYVDGGKLIQSFIKESMMDSITITLIPVLLGSGLPLFANLSKEIKLKHLETSSFPNGFVQSLYHVY from the coding sequence ATGATAAAATATAAAGCATTTATTGCAACTAGTCTAGATGGATTTATCGCCAGGACAGATGGGTCTATTGACTGGCTAACATCAGAAGAATATGTCTTGGGAAACAACGATTTTGGGTATTCTTCTTTTATGAAGAGCATTGATTGTATCATCATGGGTAGAACTACCTTTGAGCAGGTTCTCACCTTTGAACCATATCCCTTTGCTTCGATTCCAGTGTATGTTTTAACTCGTAATTCAGACTATCAGTATCATTCACAGTTCCCCATCCAAATATTTTATGGGAGTTTAAACGAATTAAACTCTAAATTAGAAAAAGAAAAAATCAAATCGGCTTATGTTGACGGAGGTAAACTCATCCAATCCTTTATCAAAGAATCCATGATGGATTCCATCACCATCACTCTGATTCCAGTTCTACTTGGCTCGGGACTCCCGCTATTTGCCAACTTATCAAAAGAAATAAAATTGAAACACCTAGAGACTTCATCATTTCCCAATGGATTTGTTCAGTCGTTGTATCATGTTTACTAA
- a CDS encoding glucan biosynthesis protein has protein sequence MKKLNIYLALIALVLCVVIIIRKNDLSLTKIAALMAISTSNEIFDFQTTDAIAKQKLKSKFAPTPEFKIPGLDGISYDAYRQIEYKPDVAIWKNLALPYQLHFFHPGHIYSNGIQIYEVIGEKPVEIPYDASRFNFGDLPLSDEFSELSKKLRYTGFRVHYPINQKEALEEFLVFQGASYFRALSKDQVYGLSGRGLAINTGPKDREEFPIFESFYIKRPQKNDTAITIYAIMNGESVVGAYEFIVNPGEITTVDVRAKIYLRKKIKRLGFAPITSMYLYGESDSPILGNIHPEVHDSDGLLIQNKSEDWEWRPLINPKKTQLTRIPLDSPKGYGLIQRDRKFKSYQDEKLKYHLRPSLWVEPKGDWGKGNLYLLEFTTNLDSDDNVTTFWEPAIPPNLNEGFEFLYTLHYTERSPKHHTLGKASAYYRGVDPVFPKEKMFTLYFTGDHLKSLDRKTILKAVIQNDKIPTEEIRYKIEKITELDQWRLQIWYPSSEEESNWTVFLENENQRITETWIYRDGLSK, from the coding sequence ATGAAGAAACTGAACATATATCTTGCACTCATTGCCTTGGTATTGTGTGTCGTAATCATCATTCGTAAAAATGATCTAAGTTTAACCAAAATTGCAGCTCTCATGGCCATATCTACTTCCAACGAAATCTTTGACTTTCAAACCACAGATGCAATTGCAAAACAAAAACTAAAGTCTAAATTCGCCCCAACACCTGAATTTAAGATCCCTGGACTTGACGGAATTAGTTACGATGCCTATAGACAAATCGAATACAAACCAGATGTTGCCATTTGGAAAAATCTGGCTCTTCCCTACCAATTGCATTTTTTCCATCCAGGACATATTTACAGTAATGGAATTCAAATTTATGAAGTAATCGGTGAAAAACCTGTAGAAATTCCTTATGATGCTTCTCGTTTTAATTTTGGAGATTTGCCACTTTCTGATGAATTCTCGGAACTCTCTAAAAAACTTCGTTACACTGGGTTTCGTGTACATTACCCAATCAATCAAAAAGAAGCTTTAGAAGAATTCTTAGTTTTCCAAGGTGCATCTTACTTCAGAGCACTCTCTAAAGATCAAGTTTATGGTTTATCTGGCAGGGGCCTTGCCATCAACACAGGACCAAAAGACAGAGAAGAGTTTCCAATCTTTGAAAGTTTTTATATCAAACGACCTCAGAAAAATGATACTGCCATTACTATTTATGCCATCATGAATGGTGAATCTGTTGTTGGTGCTTATGAGTTCATTGTGAACCCAGGGGAAATTACTACGGTTGATGTCCGAGCCAAAATCTATCTTCGCAAAAAAATCAAACGCCTTGGTTTTGCACCAATCACCTCTATGTACTTATACGGAGAATCCGACAGCCCCATCTTAGGAAATATCCACCCAGAAGTACACGACTCTGATGGACTACTCATTCAAAACAAATCTGAAGATTGGGAATGGAGACCTCTCATCAATCCTAAAAAAACCCAACTAACAAGAATTCCGCTCGACTCTCCAAAAGGGTATGGACTCATCCAAAGAGATCGTAAGTTTAAAAGCTACCAAGATGAAAAACTCAAATACCATTTAAGGCCTAGTCTTTGGGTAGAACCAAAAGGAGATTGGGGTAAAGGAAATTTATACCTATTAGAGTTCACAACCAATTTAGATTCTGACGACAATGTCACAACGTTTTGGGAACCAGCCATTCCCCCCAATCTCAATGAAGGTTTCGAATTTTTATATACACTTCATTATACCGAAAGATCACCCAAACACCACACATTAGGGAAAGCATCTGCCTATTACAGAGGGGTGGATCCCGTTTTTCCGAAAGAAAAAATGTTCACCCTGTACTTTACTGGTGATCACTTAAAATCATTAGATCGAAAAACAATTTTAAAAGCCGTCATCCAAAATGACAAAATCCCAACCGAAGAAATCAGATACAAAATTGAAAAAATAACAGAGTTAGACCAGTGGCGTTTGCAAATCTGGTATCCTAGTTCTGAAGAAGAATCAAATTGGACTGTTTTCTTAGAAAACGAAAACCAAAGAATCACTGAAACTTGGATCTATCGCGATGGACTATCCAAATAA
- a CDS encoding helix-turn-helix domain-containing protein, translating into MSWSGDNLYLILEKIGSSLKGRRVQMELSQEELSEKSGVSLSSIARLETGKGNISLLNLLAILKELDLLNEFQMTFRDPSLSLSLLAKSKSKKLRQRVRKTGKILPNKKKDWSWGNQSE; encoded by the coding sequence GTGAGTTGGTCAGGCGATAATTTATACTTAATTCTTGAGAAAATAGGATCCTCTTTGAAAGGAAGGCGCGTCCAGATGGAACTTTCACAAGAAGAGTTATCGGAAAAAAGCGGTGTGTCTCTGTCTTCTATTGCTCGCTTAGAAACGGGGAAGGGGAATATTTCTTTACTCAACTTACTTGCTATCCTGAAAGAATTGGATTTGTTAAACGAATTTCAGATGACCTTTCGCGATCCTAGTCTTTCCCTATCGCTTCTAGCGAAATCGAAATCAAAAAAATTGAGACAAAGAGTTAGAAAAACAGGTAAAATACTGCCTAACAAAAAAAAGGATTGGAGTTGGGGAAACCAAAGTGAATGA
- a CDS encoding TrmH family RNA methyltransferase translates to MQIIHSPLDPRLTAYQLLKSKEDPSDTFIADHEKTAVRLLQSSLQVESVFCMPRYWEKHKNLIQSKSIDTNKCFVAEKSVFEETIGFSVHQGFMALGYQRWASLSEIKTPSLLLNSIVDSENIGSIIRTAAAFGIQSILFDSKSASPYLRRSVRVSMGSLFQIQLIKIQNLKERISDLQGSGKKIISLSLPKDRDHLLSKTKSIYEIGKLNDFVLVLGNEANGIEEEILKLSDLLAYIPMKNQIDSLNVSHALAVALSHLIE, encoded by the coding sequence ATGCAAATCATCCACTCCCCGCTCGACCCAAGGCTTACCGCATACCAACTTCTCAAATCAAAAGAAGACCCTTCTGATACTTTCATTGCCGATCATGAAAAAACAGCCGTTCGCCTTCTTCAGTCAAGCCTCCAAGTAGAGTCGGTATTTTGTATGCCTAGGTATTGGGAAAAACATAAAAACCTAATTCAATCCAAGTCAATCGACACTAACAAATGTTTTGTTGCAGAAAAATCTGTATTTGAAGAGACAATTGGTTTTTCTGTGCACCAGGGCTTTATGGCATTAGGTTACCAACGATGGGCCTCCTTATCTGAAATCAAAACACCATCCCTACTTTTAAATTCAATTGTCGATAGCGAAAATATAGGATCCATTATTCGTACGGCAGCGGCTTTTGGAATCCAATCAATTCTATTCGATTCTAAATCGGCTTCTCCCTATCTACGCAGAAGTGTGCGAGTATCCATGGGATCTCTTTTTCAAATCCAATTGATTAAAATTCAAAACCTAAAAGAAAGAATTTCTGACCTACAAGGATCAGGGAAAAAAATCATTTCACTTTCTCTTCCAAAAGACAGAGATCACCTATTATCAAAAACAAAATCCATCTACGAAATAGGAAAATTAAATGATTTTGTTTTGGTGTTAGGGAACGAAGCAAATGGGATCGAAGAAGAAATACTCAAACTATCGGACTTATTAGCCTACATTCCTATGAAAAACCAAATTGATTCATTAAATGTTTCTCATGCACTAGCAGTTGCTTTGTCACATTTAATTGAATAA
- the dgcR gene encoding diguanylate cyclase DgcR: protein MEEGKKILIIEDSELQRKLLNRWISNHGYIPLEAVNLSEAREIIIKDQIDVVLLDWELPDGSGIELISEIFSSSPVGWLPVIMVTGHTEPENLKLAIEAGATDYITKPAKEIELLARIFSALRMKSLHDQLRETSIRDVMTGLYNRRYMEERIDQEFQRCKRHKHNLSLAMIDIDFFKKINDTYGHETGDIVLKRIASELKTSLRKSDIISRFGGEEFVIVFPETGLADAARVLDKIREMVSGLELNSEAGQNFKISFSGGVAGGDISQIENPVELLRTADKLLYEAKSSGRNRIIS, encoded by the coding sequence ATGGAAGAAGGTAAAAAAATCCTTATCATAGAAGACTCTGAATTACAGAGGAAACTTCTCAATCGTTGGATTTCCAACCATGGATATATTCCATTGGAAGCCGTGAATCTTTCTGAAGCAAGAGAGATCATCATCAAAGACCAAATTGATGTGGTTCTTTTGGATTGGGAATTACCCGACGGATCTGGGATTGAGCTTATATCGGAAATTTTTTCTTCTTCTCCGGTGGGTTGGCTTCCCGTCATTATGGTGACGGGTCATACAGAACCCGAAAATCTAAAACTTGCGATAGAAGCAGGTGCCACTGATTACATTACAAAACCAGCCAAAGAAATTGAACTTCTTGCAAGAATTTTTAGCGCTTTACGAATGAAATCTTTACATGACCAATTGCGAGAAACTTCGATTCGCGATGTAATGACTGGGCTTTATAACCGTCGTTATATGGAAGAGCGAATAGATCAAGAGTTCCAAAGATGCAAGAGGCACAAACACAATCTTTCTTTGGCGATGATTGATATTGACTTTTTCAAAAAAATTAATGATACTTATGGACATGAAACCGGTGATATCGTTTTGAAAAGAATCGCTTCTGAATTAAAAACATCTCTCCGTAAGTCTGATATTATCTCTAGATTTGGTGGTGAGGAATTTGTAATTGTATTTCCAGAAACTGGACTTGCTGATGCAGCACGGGTTCTTGACAAAATTAGAGAAATGGTTTCTGGTTTGGAATTAAACTCAGAAGCTGGACAAAATTTTAAGATATCTTTCAGTGGTGGAGTTGCCGGTGGAGATATCAGCCAGATCGAAAACCCAGTTGAACTTCTTCGAACAGCGGATAAACTTTTGTATGAGGCGAAGTCCTCCGGTCGGAACCGAATTATAAGTTAA
- a CDS encoding DUF167 domain-containing protein: protein MKLTIKVKPNNKKPGLEFVSESECIAKLKSPPVDGKANEELIVQLAKHFRIPKSNVEIVSGLSSKTKVVSILGID from the coding sequence ATGAAATTAACTATTAAAGTAAAACCTAATAATAAAAAACCTGGCCTGGAGTTTGTATCCGAATCAGAATGCATTGCAAAGTTGAAATCACCACCAGTCGATGGGAAGGCAAACGAGGAATTGATTGTTCAACTTGCAAAACACTTTCGAATACCCAAAAGTAATGTAGAAATAGTATCTGGACTTTCTTCGAAAACGAAAGTAGTTTCGATACTCGGGATCGATTGA
- a CDS encoding TetR/AcrR family transcriptional regulator, protein MKQKIVQTALKICEKDGYDSFSMRKLATKLNLDPMAVYHYFASKEELTKAIVELIFHRFENKAMFNAKNPKQAFQKILVEYWNLFIEYPGLSLYLIKNSFEDFPSVVLLNEKLQDLWNAFGPGRNVEKKLDIIIDFVHGNALAFSMAPRKNGKGAKTKQNQKQFESSLQYLLGYLSQS, encoded by the coding sequence ATGAAACAAAAAATTGTTCAAACAGCATTAAAAATTTGTGAAAAAGACGGATACGATTCTTTCAGTATGCGGAAATTAGCCACAAAATTGAATTTGGATCCAATGGCAGTGTATCACTATTTTGCGAGTAAGGAGGAATTAACAAAAGCAATCGTGGAGTTAATTTTCCATCGTTTTGAAAATAAAGCTATGTTTAATGCCAAGAATCCAAAGCAGGCGTTTCAAAAAATCTTGGTAGAATACTGGAATTTATTCATTGAATACCCTGGTTTGTCTTTGTATTTAATTAAAAATTCTTTCGAAGATTTTCCCTCTGTCGTTCTACTCAATGAGAAACTCCAAGACCTTTGGAATGCCTTTGGCCCAGGTAGGAATGTTGAAAAAAAACTAGATATCATTATTGATTTTGTCCATGGCAATGCACTCGCATTCTCTATGGCTCCGAGAAAGAATGGAAAAGGTGCAAAGACCAAACAAAACCAAAAACAATTTGAATCTTCATTACAGTATCTTTTGGGATACTTGAGTCAGTCCTAA